TCTTAAATACCATGATTGAACCGGAGAAGACTTGgtcaaagagaaaagaataaTTACGTTTCATGTTCACATTTGCATAATTATGGTTCCATATTTTTAGTATCATTGATCGATTGCTGGACAAAATATTCGTTCGATCCACTTTGACTCGGTATTCGATTTGATTCGATTTGAAAAATCCGAACATCCGTAAGATTTTGGAGCaaagcaaataagaaaatatggtATTCATAAAAATCgaagcaaataacaaatattgttttttaaaaaatcgaaTATCCGCTTCGATccgtatttatatatatatatatatatatatatatatatatatatatatatattagaatatataattatgtctatatataaatatcataaatagttTGTGTATTGTTgttatcttctgtttttatgttaagatgtttgtttgatcatttttcttttatgttatgttttgattaatgGCATCTTAAACTatcggtttttgtttttgttttaattaatttgataacATTTTGTTGACTGGTGATAACAACAACAGTTATGTTTGGTATTTAGAACTTATTTTGAAAGgatgttaaataaaaacattgaatATTTGATATGCTTGTAtagtttacagattttttttattatttatatgtatcaAAGCAGATATCcgcaaatatcacaaaaaaaatcggATATTCGAATTTCCGGATATCCGGAAATTTTCGAATCGAagcaaatcacaaaatcaagtATTCGGTTAAAAcgaatcaaaaaacaaatattataatttttccGGATATCCGCTTCGTGTCCAGGCAGTATGATCTTTTACACACACATGAGTAGTACTATGTTCATAAATcgtaacaaaataatatggTTTAAATATCCATATTGAGCTAATAAAAACGAATAACAGTTTTAAATAAAtcgaaaacataaaataaaaatatcatggAGATCCACAACAACATATGTTCATAGATGTATACACAGCTTTGTGACTTTGTCACATAATCTTTAATGATATCCAATAGGAGCCGGAGCTTCCTTGAGTTCATGTCCTTTGAATTGTATATCCTGCACACATAAAATTCCATATTGTAACgaaatttacattttatacCAATATCAcattgttttatcattttgacAAATAAACTATACAACTCCTTACCGAAGCATAGTGGTTAATATCACGGTGGTGAGCTTCGTCAGCTCGTATAACATAAACCACATCCCTAAGCGTTGCATCTTTAGGCAACCGCCAGTAATCGATTGCGATGGCTGGAGCTGGCGAGTTTTCGAATTTTCCGGCATCAATGTCTTTGAGAAATTCAGTGTAAGAATTTACAGCCTCTTCTTCTAAGTATCCAGTGATACGATGAGCAAGTTTGGGTGAAATTACATAAGCCAGGAAATATGCGTTGAAGAAAACGCCTTGGACCGTGAACACAATCGCTCGTTCGTACCTTCAAACACCGGTTCAAATGATAAATGAATTACACAATTCCAAAAGTTTTAGGTTAGAACTGTTTCTATTAGATAACCGATCTAGGTCAAACCAAACTTGATTAGAAATGTAATACAAGTTACGTGTTATTTAGAAAAGGTAATAAACTAAAAAGGtacatgcatgcatatatacataccaTTTGGGTTGTGAAAGTTCGATGAAAGTCATGAGATGCATACGCTCGTTCTCAGCCTCTTCGAGCAAAGCTTTGATCCATCCCCCGCTATGTTCGAACCTCCGGAGAGATTTCAAGTGCAAAAGCATCCCCCCGACCATTCCCGGCACCGCAGCCACCGTCTCTAGCAACATCGCATGGCACATGTGCTTCCTCTAtactcaaaaatcaaattattcaatttttgaaaaaacaaaatcatgttaaaaataaaagaacaaatgaagaagatttaaaATTTCTGATTAAATTACCTGAAAAAATAGTTGAACCGGTATTTTCAGAGTTTGAACGGTCCAATATGCGAATTTGTCAGTGAAATTGGAGGGTTTATGATGTTTAGTTACATCAATGGACACATCCGGTTTGTATGAATCCCATGGCTGAAAACAATTCCACTTCCAAGCTGAACCGTCCGGTTTAGTGATCTTAGTAGGAGGTATACCCCAATAAGTGGATATAACTTTACCATCGGCCGTTCGGATAGGATTTTCTGGCTGGTTATTCCCACTTACCGGAGATGACGTGTCAGAGCTCAATAGCCGAACATTGGGCAAGTGGCTAATGAGATGTCCCCTGAATCCTCCAATTCCTAAACCGGAGGATTGTACCGAAGATGATAGTACCGGTCGAAGAGTGCGGTAAATCGATCTGTAGGACATGAGTAACAACAGTTGGGGTGTGATGTATCAACGAGTTTTGGTGGTGAGAatagaaatactaaaattATGAGAGATGGTTTAAGGTTATGATTGATCTTCAGATTGGGTTATGTTCATATGTGGCAGATAAATTATGAAGAGATGAATTTATATACACGAGTGATTATTACTAATCTCGGTCAAGTTCAAAGTTTCTTGGAGGATGAATAAGAATGGAGGAAATGTTTGACACgttttgttacattttatGTTTGTGGAAAAGTAAAAGAACATGTGAAATTACTTAAGGATTGTGTTTGTCACCatcatattatattattatcttattgttcaataattcatatattcaaaaaagtaCTACAGTTTATCACGAGATAGACACACCAACTATATTATTACACATCATGAAATTACAAACTCAGATCATGTTACTATCATAATATACAAAGACGCTTAAATTTTTCCTATATTTCGTATATACcttgttatattttcttaaacaaatgTTAATTTAGAATCTatactatatttgataaatagaaaaattaagaagagtttataatatagaaaaaaatgtggTTCTCTCGAATCAGAATGAATTGCTACTTTTACCActcaaacacacacacacacacacaaaaaaaaaaaaaaaagaaagatagaaagaaagaatgaatTGCTACTGTGTTAAAAAATGATAAGTTGTTTTaagtttgttttggttttgatccaAAAAAGATGTTGAGATAGAAAAGGActattgtatatttttctgaaattATGTTGTACTAGATTTtatcccgcggtataccgcggtgacaatttaactttttaaagttagtataattttttttttgcaaattgaatctatatataatatatttttattttatagtttacaattgttattaagtaacgtcctgccaaacccgtcccgccaaacccgtcccgtaaaaaaactatttatttatattaatgttgatcttatttatgatatgtttataaatcattgtctaaatatttttgtcgatgcgggacgttgaacccacacattttttgctaatttgttaatatatgtttatttttaaaattttgaattataaaatatgacggaaaaaattaagatttttttaaaattctatatattatataatgatgttaaaaaattgtaatatatcgaactttttataagtttaaatattaataatgttttataaattttaaatatataaataataatatttaaaaaaattaatatttttgcttataaggtaatgacataataactctaaaagcaaggatttagaagatttaaatctttaattaaatattttcattaataaataattaatgtcagtgACATGACATAttaaataagttcaaatacaaaatttatttatttaaacaaaaaacgttcagtaaaaataatatttatttaacaaaaaaatttgttttaaaatattgttagcaaatatgtttatgctaattttaaaggattgatttgaagtttggtgggattaaatttgattgataatgtgattgacaatttaaatcaaaaatttaaaataaaattaattatttttaaaaaaagatttaatgctaatgacattagattgtaaataagtccaagttcatgatttatttgctaaaatagctgtaaaaatgtatatatagatttgttcatctatttctttaatatttttgtaaagataAGTGACTCATAAATCGCACTAGTAGATTACGTTAATTGagcaaatacaaatatttggCGATGTCCATATACTAGCACCTAAGAAGTAAAGTCCTTGTATTCGTATTACgttaatatttcaatttttaatgttaatttGAAATCATCCCGAAGAATCCAGAGATCTTGAACGTTGAGTAtgtggtttttaatttttaatcagTGGTAAATATTTGTGAAccacaaaaagtaaaaagtcCATGTCTAGTTTTTGAATTGTTAACTGTTCATATTACGaagttgtttatataaaataccaaaaaaaggagatattttagaatatctcatatggtttttgttcacatacattttctttgtttttgcttgTTCTATCTCTCTGTCTTTAATGCCGTTCTCGACTCTCGAACCGATCAAGCGTTGCACTAACATGTGCCTTCGCTGACCGATAGAGCTACAAGAGTTAGGCACCACAATCTCATCTTTTAACACTAAACTAACAATACAAGATAAAGTAACATATATCTGAATAAAGAcaatttatatgtataataaaCTAGTGTACTGGAAAGAAACGTTTAACATAAGTACATAACATATGATTATATTTAATGATGCTGAGAACAAAAGATACTTAGGAATAAATCTAATGTTCATcgttataagttataacacaaagcattaaaaaaaaacgttataCTTAAGTCCCAAATTTTGGATCTAACCATTAAGGTTGCTCTTAGAACACATAATATTCTCTGTTGTTACCTTGTTCTCTATCTGCTTTGATCAAGCTTCGTCATCACGTTGCGCACTAATGTGCAATCGTAGACCAACGGGCTACAAAAGCCAGGTGCCTCAATTGCTAAATTAGATGAATCTGAACATTTTTGTCAAGGAATTTAGGAAAAGTGACAAGAAAAGCAATATTAAATCCTATCCATATCCATTGAATTGAAtgcatttaaaaatttagaagtTTTAAGATTTCAATTCTCCAATGACGAATCTATAAACTATCTCCTTTCTTTATATGTAATGTTTATAAactatcttctttattttattactttgtttttgttaaagatatattaccaattttagttattattgtCTGCTTCTCAGCTACAAAATTGTTTTCCTAATAAAGAATTAAAGATCTTATCCAATGTCCACACGTTTAGTATTTTTCTCCatctacacaaaaaaaagaaaagaaaagaaaaagatattttagaatatCTCACATGTGAAATGATCATGATCaacttctctctctgtctcttccaTGCCTTGCTCGAGCATCGAACCTACCAAGCGTTGCACATTAATGTGCCTTCGCTGGCCAGGAGAGCTACAAGAGCTTGGCGCTGTCTCTGCAGCACATAGCTAATTTAAAGTTGATTCGTCAAATCCAGCAAACTTAGTTAtagaataaaacattttttggcGTTTTgccaaggaaaaaaaagggGATTAGTTGGCttcaaataaaccaaaattagcTAAATGTTCATAGAGTAAATAAGTGAATGATCAACAGATAATATCATTATGCATGGAGTATGATCAAGAATACAGActgaaaatttatatttactcaaaatgaaacaataaataatactGTCGAAATGAAATTTGATGCTAAACTAAGAAGTatataatgaagaaaacaagtatTATCGCTagttaatttttatatgattatggtgttaaaaaataaaaataaaagtatataaacacaaatattgtatattttcgtgaaaattttaaaagaaaaatgttctAAATTCTAGATTTCTTAGGTTGTCTGCTAAAATAATGTTAGCAGGtttcttaaaaccaaaaaaaaattcataaaatttacTTGAAAGCATGATGATAgctactaaaaaaaattcataaaaagatatttaaaaatacCTTAAATGTTTATCTTTATATAACAACAAGACCTCTGCTGCTGCTATGCTTTCACTggctctctcttttctcttttcgcCCAGCTCGAGCTTCGAACTAATCACACGTTGCACATTAATGTACCATCGCAGACCAGTGCGCTACAAGAGCCGGGCGCCAAAGTTACAACTTTTTACTAACTTAAAAACCTTTGGTCACCTATATAATAACTTCAATaattcttttctatttttgagtcaaaaacataattcaCTCCAACAGTAGTAGTAATTACTAGAGtttctttgagttttttttaataatacaaCAATTAACTTTAccattttatctttttgaaaaaaggtTTACCATTTTTTACTTCTTGTAGAGTTGTAGTAGTATTATCATAGTATGGTGCATGTGTGTTACTGTGTTAGGTGTgtattgttttgtatatacGAAATAAATGTTTGGAGGCTTGGAAAATttttcaaggaaaaaaaaatcacatccATATGACCATATCTATTAATGAGCAACACTCATTTCATCATATAGATGCCGAGTGATCATTTAATACActgtaagaaaatttaaagctTTCTGATTccaaaattctcaaatctttttattacAGTGTCTTTCATATTCACTTTCTTACAAAGATTATTATTACCAAATTTAGTTACATGTCTGCTGCTGAgtttcaaataaattattgtctTAATAAAGATCTTATCCTATCTCCACACACGTTTCCTCCTTTTTATTTCTCACTTTCAAGCTTAGAAAGAATATTCttgttcgattttttttctcccgAACATGATCTTTCAATCTCAACGACGATTTCTCAGTGACTAATACTACATTTGTATacattcttcatcatcatcatcatcatcatctgtgtttttgttcatattcatttttcagttatcgttttcaatttttaaaactttttttcttgggtttCACAAAATTTGTCGTTAATCGatgaatttgattgttttcaaGATCACCCATCTCTCGAATTCACGAAATCTCTCAGCTTTTCCGTGATTCTTGgtaaaaattcacaaaatcgaaattggagaaagaaagaaaaaattagggtttgaggaAAAGCTTCGATTTTTCACACGATGAGTCATCACCGGCGAGATTCCGGCGGAGATGTAGTTCACGTGATTCCCACAAACAATCCTCCGCCGGATAATTGGTTTCCGAATCTCGGCGATAGTGCTGTTTGGGCGACGGAAGATGATTACAATAGAGCTTGGGCTATGAATCCCGATAACACCTCCGGCGACAACAATGGTCCACCGAACAAGAAGACTCGAGGCTCTCCGTCGTCTTCATCAGCCACGACTACTTCTGCTGCGAGCAATCGTACTAAAGCGATTGGGAAAATGTTCTTCAAGACGAAGCTTTGTTGCAAGTTTCGTGCTGGGACTTGTCCGTATATAACGAATTGTAACTTTGCTCATACGGTGGAGGAGCTTCGTCGTCCACCGCCGAATTGGCAGGAGATTGTGGCGGCTCATGAGGAGGAGAGATCTGGTGGTATGGGAACTCCTACAGTTTCTGTGGTTGAGATTCCACGGGAGGAGTTTCAGATCCCGTCTTTGGTGTCATCGACGGCTGAGAGTGGGAGATCTTTTAAAGGAAGACATTGTAAGAAGTTTTATACTGAAGAAGGATGTCCTTATGGAGAAAGTTGTACGTTTCTGCATGATGAGGCTTCGAGGAATAGAGAGAGTGTTGCTATTAGCTTAGGACCTGGTGGTTATggaagtggtggtggtggtggaagtgGCGGTGGTTctgttggtggtggtggtagtaGTAGCAATGTAGTAGTgcttggtggtggtggtggaagtgGAAGTGGAAGTGGGATTCAGATTTTGAAGCCTTCAAATTGGAAGACAAGGATTTGCAACAAATGGGAGATTACTGGGTATTGTCCATTTGGTGCTAAGTGTCATTTTGCTCATGGAGCTGCAGGTAAAGATTCTGCCTTTTGTTCGATTTCGTTTGCTTTATGAATGGAATGGTTAGGCCTGAAGATAAGGACGGGATTGAGTTCATAGGTCTCTAGTGGTTAGCCAAGTTTTTAGTGACTTCTCGTATGttagtttaaactttaaaccaatgTTGCTTGATGAATGGGTTAAAGGTGACTAGAGATTGGACGCTGAAGCTCCAAGCTGAGTAAAATGGTTATTCGCTTATTCGCTGACCCTGTCGGGTTCTGTATCTTATGACACCGCTAtctttgggtttttgttgGTCTGTGGTTACCATTTAGTCTGTTAGGTTATTTGTTAGAAGTTTTAGTCAACGGTGCTTCATGGTTAGACTAGTGAGAATGGTACTAAAGGTTATATAGGAGACTAACTAATGGATTGAGTGCTTATATCAGTTGAGCTCGCCGCAGGAGTACTGATAAACATTCATTTTTGGTCTGGTATTGTAATGAATCTGACGAGTTGTTGAATCTTAGGATAGAGTTATAGGTTTCTCgaattctcaaaattttgatagatAATCTGTCTTACATTTGtgaaaaatgttgaatcttTGATAGTTTCTTATGGGAAACAATTTCTTAGAATTGTTGAACGATATGACCTTAGAAAGTTCCGTAGTCGTGTAGCTTTAaagttttgagtctttatgaTTTGCAGAGTTACATAGATTTGGCGGAGGACTcgtggaagaagaaggcaaaGATGGAGTATCACCCAATCCGGACACAAAGCAAACAGTACAAAACCCCAAAGGACTATCAGACACAACAACACTTCTATCTCCAGGAGTACCTCATAATGCAGATGCCAGTTACCACACTGGAGTTGCATTGCAACGAGCGTCTAGTGCGGTTACACAAAAGCCTGGAATTAGAACTCATCAGAAGTGGAAAGGACCGGCGAAAATCAGTCGGATATACGGTGATTGGATCGACGATATTGAATGATGTtacctctttcttttttctacaCATTTAGATAACTGCTAAGAAAATTACAATCTCCCTTTTTTTGCATGGTACATTTTGTAGAGTTTGTATATGTGTAATCCTTGtatctgttgttgttgttgtttgttgttgtagatTATGACTTATGTTATAttatcatctttcttttgtatcttttccatatttgattttttaaaaatttcataatttgattataaagccacaattttttttaatcataactAGAAGATCGATCACCGTAAAACTAGAATGTAGAATTAGATTAGAGCAAATTAATTGGCCACGAAGATAACACGTAGCTTTTGTCACCAAAGACTCGCTCAAAACTCTAAAAGCTTTGGCATATGTATGACCTTACCTTTCTCCTCATTTCTCTCTTCCCCATTGACATTACCCTTCCCACACGGCAACCTCAGAATaaaccctttcttcttcctcaagctACCTATGAAACCAGTCACAATATTTCTGATCCGGCCGTTTCACTGCACGGTCTCAAAATGTCTATATCCACGACCGAGACAGACAATTTCAAACCAGTCCATACCCTCGTTTCCTCCCCGGTCACCATAGTCTTGACCGGTAgtcttctcttcatcattttcacggggttcttctccttcttcttctgtggATGTTTATTTAGGAAACTCATGAGGATTTGGAATAACCATCGAAACCGAAACCGTCCTAGTAACCTAATCCAACCGTCTAATCCACCTGAAAACCTCGGTCTCGACTCCAAGATCATTGAATCATTCCCTGAGTATCCTTATTCGGTGAAAGATCATGGGACGGATCAATGTTCCATTTGTTTAACAGAGTTTATGGATGATGACACTATTAGGCTCATTTCTACTTGTAATCACTCCTTCCACACGATTTGCATTGATCTTTGGTTTGAAGGACACAAGACTTGCCCTGTATGCAGGCGTGAGCTTGATGTAGAAGACCGGACATCGCTAGAAAAGCCGCTAGAAGTTCCTGAAATCGATCTAGTTAGATCTGAAATCCACGACGAGCCTTTGCCCCGTGACACAGTGACAATCATCGTTCACGAGGAGCATCCTAGTACTACTATTGGTAGTTTAGAGCATACAGATGAAATCGAAAGCTATGAAAGACGAATGAAAGCATCGAATTTGCGGTTTTGGAGGTCACATTCTACTGGACACTCTATAGTAGTTAAGACCGAAaacgaacaagaagaagaagaagaagaagaaaaagatgagattAAGATACGTATTGAGATCTCTGGAGAATGTCAGTTTGAAGATCACAAGATGACTTTACCAAACAGAAAGTTGTATTGCGTTAGGGGAACTTACTCTGTAGGATAGAGCCTGAGAATGTGAATTGTCTTGGTTGATATATCATCTATAATAGATCCAAGACCGGAATTAGATTCTAGGTTTTGATATATTCTTTGTTTCGGCCGTtccatttttgtaattttttgaCACTATAGGTTATAGTTATACATAtagaagatgttgaagattGTTGTAATGTTTGTACTTAAATTCTCATTATTCAGTACCAATCatactttccttttttcatttgtggacttcataaaattctaaaaatatttttaaatatatgtcttatatatataacataaaaaattaaGTTGCATTTTATCGTTCCGGTTTGATATGGGAGGTGTCAATTTGatagaaatagaaatattgGGAATAACGTGATATAAATCAATAGAATAGGGGAACGACTAAGAGTTTATAATATTACAATGTAAGACCTATATTTTAccatttgttaaaaaaagagaaccaaCCAAACTTGGAGAGAGAAATGGCGACGGCATCGGAAAATTCAAGAGGAATCAGCGGCGGTGATCGAACGGCGAAAGCTGTCGTCGCCGATCAGATTTCACAAGCCGTAAATTCCACTGCTAACCTTCTTCATCTGATGCGTCAATCGTCTTCTTCTCAGGTATATCTTCTTCAAACCCTTTTAACGCGTGCTCATTTAGTCACCGTTGGATTAAATAGGATCTAGGTTgaataattagggtttggtttgattctgaTGATAGAAAATGTGGATTTGGTGAATTGTTTCAAACATAGGTGCAACAGTTTCGTAGTTGTCCTATTTCATTGGAAACTAGTTATCTCCTCCTGTTTCATGTAATAAGACCACAATGAAACACAATGTGAGGTTATTAGGATGAGctttagatgttttttttttaatctctaatTATGAGTATTCGCTGTGTGTAGGCTCAGTTGGCAAAGCTCCCGAAGAATCTGTTGGCGAAAGCTTCACTGACTAAGGCCACTGGACAGGTATGTATGTTATGGTGTAGAATGTATGATGACATAAGTAAGTACTGTGTGTcttaagcatttttttttacattttgttaaGGCGTTGGCGCAGCTTCCTCAAGTGATTTCATCTCTAGATGCTCATATAGAAAGCGGATTGCACAGGTTTGATCTTCTTTGACATGCACTCATCATCAAATCTTGTATCACTTAGAGTTGAATTTTAATAGATAGCTTTAAGAACAATGAATGAGAAATGTGATAAGAGAATACTACTCcctttgatgatgaagaatgtTTGTAGCTGTTGTGTTCTCTAACCCTAAGTTTCGTTTTCTCGATACAGCGGTGTTCATCTAAACACAGTAACCCAGTTACTTGAAAACATGGAAAGCACACAGCTTCGTGCTCTTCGACAATCTAATATTTCCCCTGTGGTGTAAACTCTGATCTCTTATTAGCAATTagatgtttctttcttctgttacATTTTTCTAGCAAGCAATTGAGATTAtcataattgatttttgtcCATAGGACAATTGATCTCCAGctcatttgaaaatttcagaCAAATGACAAGTAGTGATCTCCAAAGATAGACACATACGGcgttcatcttcttccaagGAACACGCTTCCCTAATCTCCTCCACCAAAGAGTCGTTTCCACAACAGAGAGAAATATATGGTTGTGACTTAGTTTTTGATTTCCGTCTGCGTACCCATTGTGCGGAATCTGATTCCATAATAGCTCTGGTTGGTTGCTAGCTAGATATCTCCGCTGGTCACTTTTGGGATCAGATTTAGTTGGCTTGATTCTTCATGATGACTGCATATTCACGATTAAGAATGAATATGTGAATCTTTTCTGCAATTATTGAAATAGaaaggtttttcttttgtgttcaACTTTTGGGAACTCGTCTTTGAGCTATGTGAATCTCCACTCTTATTCGGCCATGTTTTCTTTGCTgtcataaaatttaacaatgtCATAACCACCAGTTTAGCAGGCTTATTTTGATGTGGTTTTGGTTGAAAACACGATTTATgggttattattttatttctagtTGACTTTCAAAATCAAGAGAATCCAtaacaattacaaaaaaaaatacattaactTGGTTCTAAGAGGCTTGTTCGTTTGGCAGCGACTGTCAAACGAACAACAGAACAAGTCGCTGATCGCAGTTGATGGTCGCTGGTCGCAGTCGCTAGTCACTGGCGACTAGTACACGAACAGGGCCTACCAAGCTTGTGAACATCAGTAGGATTTAAATTTCCAccaattcttctttttcacgaactttttaatatttgttttgggtaaaataaaagaagcGGGAACGCCACTTATTGAGGTGACTCCAATGGTCACATACTCACATTTCAgtactctctctctttctgaaTCAATTAGGGTTCCTCTTCTCCGTTGAGTGAAAAATTCCGGTGGGGTTTCAGgtctttcattttttcttcctgTGAAATTCTTTTGGTTCGTCTTGCTTATTTGATTTCGAAGAAGCGATTTCATGAACAATCTCGATGAGTTTGGATATCGTTTGCTTCTCTTTTGTATCtctctagggttttgatttgacCTTCCATAGTTGCttgttggtgttttttttaaacttactTCACACTGAGAATTTTGCATTCCTTGCTGTTTTCAGGCTTATCTGTTTAGTTTTAGGTTCTGACCTAAACCTGTGGAAGCTGTTAGCTAGTATGGATAAGTTAAGTCAGTTGCCTGAAGCGCTACTAGTGAGAATTTTGTCTTTACTGTCTGCTAAAGATGTTGTTTCGACAATGGTTTTGTCGAAACGGTGGCAGTTTCTTTGGATGTTGGTGCCAAAGCTTATATATGATGATAGCTATCAAGCTATTGAGTATGGAAGCTTTTCGCGGTTTGTTGACAGGTCATTCACTCTGCACGATGCGCAAGTTCTAGATACTTTGCATTTCAAACTCGGTAAAACCTCATGTGGTACTGGA
This sequence is a window from Arabidopsis thaliana chromosome 1 sequence. Protein-coding genes within it:
- the TOM2B gene encoding tobamovirus multiplication 2B (tobamovirus multiplication 2B (TOM2B); Has 23 Blast hits to 23 proteins in 9 species: Archae - 0; Bacteria - 0; Metazoa - 0; Fungi - 0; Plants - 23; Viruses - 0; Other Eukaryotes - 0 (source: NCBI BLink).), translating into MATASENSRGISGGDRTAKAVVADQISQAVNSTANLLHLMRQSSSSQAQLAKLPKNLLAKASLTKATGQALAQLPQVISSLDAHIESGLHSGVHLNTVTQLLENMESTQLRALRQSNISPVV
- the TOM2B gene encoding tobamovirus multiplication 2B (tobamovirus multiplication 2B (TOM2B); FUNCTIONS IN: molecular_function unknown; INVOLVED IN: viral replication complex formation and maintenance; EXPRESSED IN: 23 plant structures; EXPRESSED DURING: 14 growth stages; Has 35333 Blast hits to 34131 proteins in 2444 species: Archae - 798; Bacteria - 22429; Metazoa - 974; Fungi - 991; Plants - 531; Viruses - 0; Other Eukaryotes - 9610 (source: NCBI BLink).); this translates as MATASENSRGISGGDRTAKAVVADQISQAVNSTANLLHLMRQSSSSQAQLAKLPKNLLAKASLTKATGQALAQLPQVISSLDAHIESGLHSGVHLNTVTQLLENMESTQLRALRQSNISPVTNDK
- the TOM2B gene encoding tobamovirus multiplication 2B (tobamovirus multiplication 2B (TOM2B); Has 35333 Blast hits to 34131 proteins in 2444 species: Archae - 798; Bacteria - 22429; Metazoa - 974; Fungi - 991; Plants - 531; Viruses - 0; Other Eukaryotes - 9610 (source: NCBI BLink).); translated protein: MATASENSRGISGGDRTAKAVVADQISQAVNSTANLLHLMRQSSSSQAQLAKLPKNLLAKASLTKATGQALAQLPQVISSLDAHIESGLHSGVHLNTVTQLLENMESTQLRALRQSNISPVDN
- the ATL1F gene encoding RING/U-box superfamily protein (ATL1F; FUNCTIONS IN: zinc ion binding; CONTAINS InterPro DOMAIN/s: Zinc finger, RING-type (InterPro:IPR001841), Zinc finger, C3HC4 RING-type (InterPro:IPR018957); BEST Arabidopsis thaliana protein match is: RING/U-box superfamily protein (TAIR:AT2G35420.1); Has 30201 Blast hits to 17322 proteins in 780 species: Archae - 12; Bacteria - 1396; Metazoa - 17338; Fungi - 3422; Plants - 5037; Viruses - 0; Other Eukaryotes - 2996 (source: NCBI BLink).); translation: MYDLTFLLISLFPIDITLPTRQPQNKPFLLPQATYETSHNISDPAVSLHGLKMSISTTETDNFKPVHTLVSSPVTIVLTGSLLFIIFTGFFSFFFCGCLFRKLMRIWNNHRNRNRPSNLIQPSNPPENLGLDSKIIESFPEYPYSVKDHGTDQCSICLTEFMDDDTIRLISTCNHSFHTICIDLWFEGHKTCPVCRRELDVEDRTSLEKPLEVPEIDLVRSEIHDEPLPRDTVTIIVHEEHPSTTIGSLEHTDEIESYERRMKASNLRFWRSHSTGHSIVVKTENEQEEEEEEEKDEIKIRIEISGECQFEDHKMTLPNRKLYCVRGTYSVG
- the TOM2B gene encoding tobamovirus multiplication 2B (tobamovirus multiplication 2B (TOM2B); FUNCTIONS IN: molecular_function unknown; INVOLVED IN: viral replication complex formation and maintenance; EXPRESSED IN: 23 plant structures; EXPRESSED DURING: 14 growth stages; Has 23 Blast hits to 23 proteins in 9 species: Archae - 0; Bacteria - 0; Metazoa - 0; Fungi - 0; Plants - 23; Viruses - 0; Other Eukaryotes - 0 (source: NCBI BLink).) is translated as MATASENSRGISGGDRTAKAVVADQISQAVNSTANLLHLMRQSSSSQAQLAKLPKNLLAKASLTKATGQALAQLPQVISSLDAHIESGLHSGVHLNTVTQLLENMESTQLRALRQSNISPVVQMTSSDLQR